From the Selenomonas sp. oral taxon 920 genome, the window CTCGTCGAGGTGCATGACCGCGCCGATCTTGAGATCGCACAACAGACGCCGGCGGAGTTCATCGGCATCAACAACCGTAATCTCGTGACCTTTGAGACGAGCGTCCAGACGACACTCGACCTCCTGCCACACGCGGACAAGAACCGCACGCTCATCAGTGAGAGCGGCATCTTTACACGCGAGGACGCCGTACGCGTCTATGAGGCGGGCTGCAAGGGCGTGCTCGTCGGCGAGGGGCTTGTGCGTGCTGCCGATATCGGCGCGTTTGCAGGGGAACTATCCGAAGTTGGAATAAAGGAGCAATGATATATGAGCAAGAAGGGAAGATTCGGCGACTACGGCGGGCAGTATGTGCCCGAGATCGCGATGCCCGCACTGAACGAGCTGGAAGAGGCGTATCTGAAATATCGTGAGGATGAGGAGTTTCTCACGGAGTTTCGCGGCTACCTGAGAGAGTATGCGGGACGTCCGACGAATCTATACTTTGCCGAGCGGCTGACGAAGCACTACGGCAAAGCGAATATTTATTTGAAACGCGAAGACCTTCTGCATACGGGTGCCCACAAAATCAACAACGCGCTCGGACAGGCGCTGCTTGCAAAGCGCATGGGCAAGAAGCGCATTGTTGCGGAGACGGGCGCAGGTCAGCACGGTGTCGCGACGGCGACGGTCGCGGCCCTCTTCGGCATGGAGTGTCATGTGTTCATGGGGACGGTTGACGTCGAGCGTCAGCGGCTCAACGTGTTCCGCATGCGTTTGCTCGGGGCGACAGTCATCCCCGTATCAAGCGGTACGGGGACGCTCAAGGATGCGACGAGTGAGGCGATCCGCTACTGGGCGACGAACATCACGGATACCTACTACGTGATCGGTTCTGCGGTCGGCCCGCATCCGTATCCGGAGATGGTGCGCGACTTCCAGAAGGTCATTGGCGAGGAGATCCGCATGCAGTCGGCAAAGGCGTTTGACGGAAAGCCCGACTACCTCGTCGCGTGCATCGGCGGCGGCAGCAATGCGATCGGGACATTCTATGATTTTCGCAATGATGCGGATGTGAAGAAGTTCTGCGTCGAGGGCGGCGGACGCGGCGATGCGGACGGAGACAACGCCAAGACGCTCAGCGGAGCGGGCACGCCCGGCATCCTTCATGGCGCATACAGCTACCTCCTCCAGAACGAGGACGGACAGGTGATCGAGGCATACAGCATTTCGGCAGGACTGGACTACCCTGGTGTCGGCCCCGAGCACTC encodes:
- the trpB gene encoding tryptophan synthase subunit beta, with protein sequence MSKKGRFGDYGGQYVPEIAMPALNELEEAYLKYREDEEFLTEFRGYLREYAGRPTNLYFAERLTKHYGKANIYLKREDLLHTGAHKINNALGQALLAKRMGKKRIVAETGAGQHGVATATVAALFGMECHVFMGTVDVERQRLNVFRMRLLGATVIPVSSGTGTLKDATSEAIRYWATNITDTYYVIGSAVGPHPYPEMVRDFQKVIGEEIRMQSAKAFDGKPDYLVACIGGGSNAIGTFYDFRNDADVKKFCVEGGGRGDADGDNAKTLSGAGTPGILHGAYSYLLQNEDGQVIEAYSISAGLDYPGVGPEHSFFKDEGIVTYVSVTDQEALAAFQRLSRIEGIIPALESSHALAYLEKLMPETKAGENVVVCLSGRGDKDVQMVAKELGEEIV